The Candidatus Nomurabacteria bacterium DNA window GCAGGACGATAGTCATATTTCCAGTAGCTATGAGTAAAAGGACTTGTCCGACCAGCCGGCTGATCTACATTAAGCGCAATAAAATGATCACCAGTGTTTGTCCAGGTTGTAGTTCCGACGTTTTTAAAATCCGCCCAAACGGTAATAGCGCGACCTGGATCCATGCCAATCACCTTCGCTGATTGGTTGGCGAGCTTTGCTTCATAAGGGCTAGCAACAATGATGGTGAGCGTTAATTCGCCTCCTTCAATCCAAGCTTTGTTCTCGGCTACCAGCTTGAAATGCTCCACATAAGTACCAGGCTCGTTCGGCGCATGGATAGCGAAATTGAGGGTAGCGTTTTGCCCAGGAGCGATAGGTCCTTGTTTTAATCGAGCCGGACGATAATAGTGCTCATTCCAGAAACTATGTTGAAAAGCGCTGATACGACCAGCCGGCTGGTCTACATTAAGGGCAATAAAATTGTTATCGGTCGCACTCCAGGTAGCTGTGCCGGTGTTTTTATATTCAGCTGAAACGGTAAAAGATTTCCCAGGAGCAAGTCGGATATACTCATGAGATTGTGCTACTAACTCGGCTTGGTACTCCTGCACTTCGGCTGCTTGAGCAGTGTGAATGCCAAAAAGCGTATGCCAGAATGATCGAGAAATTGGTTGAACTTCTTGTTCTGAGACGGTAATAAAGTCGGGGGACGTTGGGACTACCTGCATTAACAAATGCGCAGGAGCAATATATCCTTCATAAAAACTTTCATGAATACTAGTCGGTTGTACCTGAGTTGTTTTTACCTGCTCAGTTGTCTGGGCGTGGGCGGTGGAAAATTCTAGCTCAAACCAACGTAGAGCAATTGCGCCTACAATGAGCAGCATAATAGAAACCGCTACTGCTGCGATGGTATCAAACCATTTTGTTTTTTCGAGGATAAGGTCCTCTTGGTACATGTTTTTGATGTTTGTTTGTATATGCGAACAAGCGTTCCGATCAATGCGGAACACTTGAGTCTTCCCGTACGCGTTTTTCACGTACATGAGTAGTATAGCAAAGAAATGCGTTTTGGTCAATAAAGACGGGCTCAATTTTCATTTCAGGGAACACAAAAAGTGTTCACCCTATTTTGGCACACCCTCTTGTCTTCTTCAAAACTATTTGCTATAGTCGTTTGCGTCCCACAACATTCTCTTCACATGTCTGGCCTGGATAGCTCAGTGGTAGAGCGCAGCCCTGAAGAGGCTGGCGTCGTCAGTTCAATTCTGACTCCAGGCATGTGCAGAGAATTAGCGATAATCTTTCGCATTTTGCCAAAAGACCCAATCGAACCACAATTTAAACAGATCGCACTCTGGCCAGAGTACGAGAGTTTTCGTGCAGCTGCACTCCTTTTCTTCTTAGGAGAGAATGTAGTGCTCGCAGTGGCTAATCTGGGATTGTATTGGAATTGGTTGCCGGCTCAGGTGATTGCGGTGCTTGGAATACTCTTAGCTATCGTTGCATCGTACCAGGCTGTGGTGTTTGTTGATAGGACAAAGTCTCATTTTGTTAGTCAGCCAAAAGTTATGGAGGCAATCGCGCACAGTGATACAAAGCTTACAAAGCCTAATCATTGGGCTAGGTTTTTTCGTACGCTCGATGGGCAACTTTTTTTACTAACTCTTGCTCAACTTGTCCTGGTGATTGGGCAGCTGTGGTTTGCACTACATTGATATGTCGTTCTTTCGAAGGATTCAAGAATGGCAAATCCATCAAGATACACAGGATCCAGTTAAGCTGGTCTTACGAGCTTTTACAACTTATATAAGTGCTCTCAATAACTTGGCCGATAAAATATATCGAGCAAGTGACCCCAGATCAGGCAAGAAGCGTAATACATCTTCCCACTAGGCAATTTTTTTAAGTATGCTATGCTAGGCCTGGTCGTCAAAGGCTCTGTTTTGCCGACCACTGAACCTTTCACGAATCCAAGGAAATGGTCCCCCCATGTACCGCGGGTACGTGAAAGACCGTTGCTGGACAACACGCCCATTCACTGGATGGACGTGCTTACCTTAGGGGTTGGAATGAAGAAAGTCCTGTTGCTCTTTGGGGTACTCGCGCTGATGGCACTTCCGTCGGGTCCGGTTCGAGCCGGCGAGGACGAGGAGGAGGTGCTCATCAGAGCGAAGTTCCCCGTGGACTTCATGGTTCAGGTCGAGTTGGTACGAGGCCTCTCCTTCATTGGGCTGGTAGGCTAGCCTGAGAAGGTCGTACCTCAAGTTCCCCCATGGGTCATCTGACTCATGGGGGCCTTTTACATCCGAATTACTTAATTCCTTTTGCGGCGCGCCGTGCCTCTGCTTCGTCCAGTATTTTTTTGCGGATGCGGACGGCCTTAGGGGTCACTTCGACAAGCTCATCATCAGAAATAAAGTCCAGGGCATCCTCTAGGTCCATAATTTTTGGTGCGTTGATATGCTCACTTTCACCATCGCCTTTAGAGCGCATGTTTGAAAGCTGCTTTGCTTTACAGACGTTCACGCGGATATCTTCATCGCGAGAGTTCTGACCAACTACCTGTCCTTTATACACCTCGGCACCTGGACCAATGAAAAAGATGCCGCGATCTTGTACATTCAATATTCCATAGGCATTTGCTGTACCTGTTTCATGAGCAACCAAGGAGCCAGTTTCACGCTCATATCGCTTGCTATGATCAGGTCGATATTCTTCAAAAGCAGTATGCATAATGCCCAAACCCCGCGTGTCGGTTAGGAAAGCATTGCGGTAGCCAAAGAGTCCACGTGTCGGAATAACAAATTCAATGTAGGTAATACCTTCGTGGGTTTCCATATCTTCCATAGTGCCACCACGAGCACCCAGCTTCTGAATAACTGGGCCACTATGCGCTTCTGGCACCTCAACCGAAACTCGATCAAAAGGAGCCAGCATCTTACCGTCTTCTTCTTTGAGAATTACCTCAGGTCGAGATACTTGGAATTCATATCCCTCTCGTCGTAAGCGCTCAATTAATATAGCTAAGTGAAGTTCTCCGCGACCTGAGACTACCCAACCACCATTTGGCGCATCCTCTACTCGCAACGCTAAGTCAGTTTCCAGCTCTTTAACTAGACGTTCTTGGATCTGACGAGAAGTGCAATACTCACCCTCTTGTCCGGCAAATGGGGAGTCGTTCACACTAAAAGTCATCTTCACTGTTGGCTCTTCAATATCGAGCAGCGGTAAAGCAATTGGATCATTTGCATCGGCAAGAGTTTCTCCGATAGTTGCATCCGGGATTCCAGCGATAGCGACAATATCTCCGGCGCTTGCCTCAGTTGTTTCAACACGCTCCAACCCTTGGTAGGTCATGAGGTTGCTCATGCGATATTTCTTCTGCTCTCCCAAGCGATTGATGTGCACGATCTGTTGACCAGATTTCATGACCCCATTGGCAATGCGACCAGTAGCAATGCGACCAAGGAAGTTATCAGCTGCAATGGTGGTCACCAACATCTGCAGCGGTTTTGCAGCGTCGCCTTTTGGCTTTGGTACGTGGGCAAGGATAGCTTCAAAAATAGGAGACACATCGGTCATATTGTTCAAGTTTGGCTCGATGCCAGCCTTGCCAGCCTTTGCTGAAGCATAGACCACAGGGAAATCAAGTGTTGCATCATCAGCACCCAACTCAACAAAAAGGTCAAAGGTCTGATTGAGTACATGGTCTGGTTGCGCATCAGCCTTATCGATTTTATTTACTACCACAATGATGCGCAGTCCCATAGCCAGCGCCTTCTTCAATACAAATCGGGTTTGGGGCATCGGTCCTTCTTTTGCATCAACCAGTAGTAAACAGCCATCAGCCATATTCAATACTCGTTCTACTTCGCCACCAAAGTCTGTGTGACCCGGGGTATCAATAATGTTGATCTTTGTATCATGCCAAAGTACCGAGGCGTTTTTTGAAAAAATGGTAATACCTCGTTCACGTTCTAAATCATTAGAGTCCATTATTAAATTGGCACCAGCCTGATCTTTTTTCAGGTGTGTTTTTGATTGACGCAGTAGGGCGTCGACTAGAGTAGTTTTGCCATGATCAACGTGGGCAATAATTGCGACGTTGCGAATATTTTGTTCAGTAGACATACACGTTTATAGCTTCTCAAAAAAATCGCACAACCCCCACCTTCGCCCAGAGGCTTCAGCGGACAGACCCGTGCGAGACCAGCGTAGAATAGTAGAAAAAACTCTTTTCGTCAAGAGAGAAGGTGTTCATTGAAGTCCCCCATAGCCGTAAAGGTATTTTACTATCAGTATGTCATGGTCGGGGTGGAGAGACTCGAACTCTCGGCCTCCTGCTCCCAAAGCAGGCGCGCTAGCCAACTGCGCCACACCCCGTAAATGAGAACAGAGACATAGTACGTGTTCTTTATAACTTCGTCAATGCTTCACTTGTCGAGATGGGTAAGGAGGAGTAACGTAAAACTATAAACAGTAAAGCGGGAGATATTAAAATGCGAGGCTTTCTCATCAATATCGAAGAGGCGACATTACAAAATACCGACTATCGTCGTGTGCTTTATACAACCTATAATAGCCAACTTGTCCTTATGAGTCTGAAACCGGGTGAAGAAATTGGAAGCGAACGACACGGCCTAGATCAGTTTAT harbors:
- the typA gene encoding translational GTPase TypA; this encodes MSTEQNIRNVAIIAHVDHGKTTLVDALLRQSKTHLKKDQAGANLIMDSNDLERERGITIFSKNASVLWHDTKINIIDTPGHTDFGGEVERVLNMADGCLLLVDAKEGPMPQTRFVLKKALAMGLRIIVVVNKIDKADAQPDHVLNQTFDLFVELGADDATLDFPVVYASAKAGKAGIEPNLNNMTDVSPIFEAILAHVPKPKGDAAKPLQMLVTTIAADNFLGRIATGRIANGVMKSGQQIVHINRLGEQKKYRMSNLMTYQGLERVETTEASAGDIVAIAGIPDATIGETLADANDPIALPLLDIEEPTVKMTFSVNDSPFAGQEGEYCTSRQIQERLVKELETDLALRVEDAPNGGWVVSGRGELHLAILIERLRREGYEFQVSRPEVILKEEDGKMLAPFDRVSVEVPEAHSGPVIQKLGARGGTMEDMETHEGITYIEFVIPTRGLFGYRNAFLTDTRGLGIMHTAFEEYRPDHSKRYERETGSLVAHETGTANAYGILNVQDRGIFFIGPGAEVYKGQVVGQNSRDEDIRVNVCKAKQLSNMRSKGDGESEHINAPKIMDLEDALDFISDDELVEVTPKAVRIRKKILDEAEARRAAKGIK